One segment of Acidobacteriota bacterium DNA contains the following:
- a CDS encoding esterase: MPAPPGFRRVRFTAGRRAPLGHTLTGDIRRHRISGAAGTGRPRQVLVYLPPAYEQETARYPVLYVNDGQNVFDGATAFVPGQEWELDETAERLIRAGRIDPLIVVAVDHAGESRFDEFGPVRDAGRRAGGGADAYGRFLVGRVKRFVDRTYRTRAHREHTGLLGSSLGGVVTLHLGLTRPDVFSRLAVMSPSVWWGQQAIVRQVRALAERPPLRVWLDMGTAEGERALTDARALRDAMLAKGWRLGDDLAYEEVEGAPHTESAWAARADRVLEFLFPPVSPRAADVPGPRGTP; this comes from the coding sequence GTGCCAGCACCGCCAGGCTTCCGCAGGGTCCGCTTCACCGCCGGACGTCGCGCGCCGCTCGGCCACACGCTCACCGGGGATATCCGCCGGCACAGGATCTCGGGCGCGGCGGGCACGGGGCGCCCCCGCCAGGTGCTCGTCTACCTGCCGCCCGCCTACGAACAGGAGACGGCTCGCTATCCCGTGCTCTACGTCAACGACGGCCAGAACGTCTTCGACGGCGCGACGGCGTTCGTTCCGGGGCAGGAGTGGGAACTCGACGAGACAGCCGAGCGGCTGATCCGGGCGGGCCGGATCGACCCGCTGATCGTGGTGGCCGTCGACCACGCGGGCGAGTCCCGGTTCGACGAGTTCGGGCCGGTGCGCGACGCCGGGCGGCGGGCCGGCGGCGGGGCCGACGCATACGGCCGGTTTCTCGTCGGACGGGTGAAGCGCTTCGTCGATCGCACCTACCGCACGCGCGCCCATCGGGAGCACACCGGCCTCTTGGGGTCGTCGCTCGGCGGGGTCGTGACGTTGCACCTGGGGTTGACCCGTCCCGATGTCTTCTCACGGCTGGCGGTGATGTCGCCGTCGGTGTGGTGGGGCCAACAGGCCATCGTGCGCCAGGTGCGCGCCCTTGCCGAGCGGCCACCGCTCCGCGTGTGGCTCGACATGGGGACGGCCGAGGGCGAGCGGGCGCTCACCGATGCACGCGCCTTGCGCGATGCGATGCTGGCGAAGGGATGGCGACTCGGTGACGACCTCGCGTACGAGGAAGTCGAGGGTGCGCCGCACACCGAGTCGGCCTGGGCGGCGCGGGCCGACCGCGTCCTCGAGTTCCTGTTTCCCCCGGTCAGCCCTCGAGCAGCAGATGTCCCGGGTCCTCGAGGAACTCCTTGA
- the odhB gene encoding 2-oxoglutarate dehydrogenase complex dihydrolipoyllysine-residue succinyltransferase, which yields MSANIVVPQLGESVVEARVARWLKQPGEVVAAGEPLVELETEKIDLEVGAEQHGVLAEITRPEGDDVKVGEVLGVIKTGEVAEHLRSAPRAEPPASAPAPAGGDTGAPPVATSRSDTALAAKDRATPAARKMAERHAVDLSRVAPSGEAGRVVKRDVESFVARATTPSPAPGADEVAPPRAAAPPAPATGDRREERVRMSKRRATIARNLVEAQRTAAMLTTFNEIDMSEVMALRERRKESFRKRHGVGLGIASFFVKASVGALKAFPRINAEIQGDEMVLKHYYDIGVAVGAPQGLVVPVLRHAEHLSFAAIESAIRDFARRAGDGTLTLEDLRGGTFTITNGGVFGSMLSTPILNPPQVGILGLHKIEDRPIALGGQVVIRPMMYVALTYDHRIVDGMEAVQFLVKVKEFLEDPGHLLLEG from the coding sequence GTGTCTGCCAACATCGTCGTGCCCCAGCTCGGTGAGTCCGTCGTCGAGGCCCGTGTCGCCCGGTGGCTCAAGCAGCCAGGCGAGGTCGTCGCCGCCGGTGAGCCGCTCGTCGAACTCGAAACCGAGAAGATCGACCTCGAGGTCGGCGCCGAACAGCACGGCGTGCTCGCAGAGATCACCCGCCCCGAGGGCGACGACGTCAAGGTGGGCGAGGTGCTCGGCGTGATCAAGACTGGCGAGGTGGCCGAGCACCTCCGGTCGGCGCCCCGGGCGGAACCTCCGGCGTCCGCTCCCGCCCCTGCGGGCGGCGACACGGGAGCGCCCCCGGTTGCGACGTCGCGATCCGACACCGCCCTCGCGGCGAAGGATCGCGCGACGCCGGCGGCGCGCAAGATGGCCGAGCGGCACGCCGTCGACCTCTCCCGGGTGGCCCCGAGCGGCGAGGCCGGGCGCGTCGTGAAGCGTGACGTCGAGTCGTTCGTCGCAAGAGCGACCACACCCTCGCCGGCCCCTGGCGCCGACGAGGTGGCCCCACCGCGGGCCGCTGCCCCACCGGCGCCCGCCACCGGTGACCGCCGTGAGGAACGGGTCCGGATGTCGAAACGCCGCGCCACGATCGCGCGGAACCTCGTCGAGGCCCAGCGCACGGCGGCGATGCTCACCACGTTCAACGAGATCGACATGAGCGAGGTGATGGCCCTCCGCGAGCGCCGCAAGGAATCGTTCCGCAAGCGCCACGGCGTGGGCCTCGGCATCGCGTCGTTCTTCGTGAAGGCCTCGGTTGGAGCCCTGAAGGCGTTTCCGAGGATCAACGCGGAGATCCAGGGCGACGAGATGGTGCTCAAGCACTACTACGACATCGGCGTCGCGGTCGGGGCCCCGCAGGGACTCGTCGTTCCGGTCCTGCGTCATGCCGAACACCTGTCGTTTGCGGCCATCGAGTCGGCCATCCGCGATTTCGCCAGGCGCGCGGGCGACGGCACGCTGACGCTCGAGGACCTGCGCGGCGGTACGTTCACCATCACCAACGGCGGCGTGTTCGGGTCGATGCTGAGCACCCCCATCCTCAACCCCCCGCAGGTCGGCATCCTCGGCCTCCACAAGATCGAGGATCGGCCGATCGCGCTCGGCGGTCAGGTGGTGATCCGCCCGATGATGTACGTCGCGCTCACCTACGACCACCGCATCGTCGACGGCATGGAAGCCGTGCAGTTCCTCGTCAAGGTCAAGGAGTTCCTCGAGGACCCGGGACATCTGCTGCTCGAGGGCTGA
- a CDS encoding 2-oxoglutarate dehydrogenase E1 component — protein MSETSGWQGVGGINAGYVAELYERYLVDPSSVDPVSRESFERARVAATPGAPPAAGAAADVRAIVGAVNLAECIRRYGHLAARLDPLGTPPIGDPSLDVTSHGLTEHDLRQLPASLVGGPVADRSANAFEAIEQLRRVYCSTTGYDYAAIFVPEEREWLRHAAEFGQFRPPADPIDAIELLERVTQVEAFERFLHRAFPGKTRFSIEGLDVMVPVLDEVISDAADAGTEHVLLGMAHRGRLNVLAHVLQKPYAQILAEFKDPVRKRTAYRIDLGWAGDVKYHWGARTRLKGGAASELVIAMAPNPSHLEFVNPVVVGMARAAGTRVDRPGPPEFDPRRILPILIHGDAAFPGQGVVYETLNLSHLAGYTTGGTIHIIANNQLGFTATPKESYSLSYASGMARGFKIPIVHVNADDPEACIEAARVAWAYRARFKRDFVIDLLGYRRHGHNEGDEPSFTQPVMYRKVAAHPSVRELWAEELCRRGLVDRATPERLVQRRMTVLEESLASLRPDDDLVEPVPKEPPAGAARLVETAVPLETLRALNDALLARPEGFKGHRKLERGRERRRGIFGSTDERTVDWASAEELAYASILADGIGVRLTGEDVGRGTFSHRHAVFFDTDTGERYVPLAALPQATAAFEIHNSPLTELATIGFEFGYNVQAPCRLVIWEAQYGDFINVAQVVIDQFVTSSRAKWGQRPSLVFLLPHGYEGQGPEHSSARPERFLQAAADINLRLANCTTAAQFFHLLRRQARLLETDPLPLFVLTPKSLLRHPMTASAPRELAEGRFLPVIDDAEARGRAARITRVVLCSGKVYVDLVSSPQRQSNQSVAVVRVEQLYPFPGDEVRAVLDGYPALNDLVWLQEEPENMGPWEYYRPLLDALAADRARPRYIGRPRSASPAEGSAAWHTLNQRAIVEEAFAAAPIAAPAARAFARS, from the coding sequence ATGAGCGAGACGAGCGGCTGGCAGGGCGTGGGCGGTATCAACGCGGGATACGTCGCGGAGCTCTACGAGCGGTACCTCGTCGACCCGTCGTCGGTCGACCCGGTCTCGCGCGAGAGCTTCGAGCGGGCTCGTGTCGCCGCCACGCCGGGCGCTCCCCCCGCCGCGGGTGCGGCGGCCGACGTCCGTGCGATCGTCGGGGCGGTGAACCTCGCCGAGTGCATCCGTCGCTACGGCCACCTCGCCGCACGGCTCGACCCGCTCGGAACGCCGCCGATCGGCGATCCGTCGCTCGATGTGACCTCCCACGGGCTCACGGAACACGACCTTCGCCAGCTGCCCGCGAGCCTCGTCGGCGGCCCCGTGGCGGACCGGTCCGCCAACGCGTTCGAGGCCATCGAGCAGCTCCGCCGCGTGTACTGCTCGACGACGGGCTACGACTACGCGGCCATCTTCGTGCCCGAAGAGCGCGAGTGGCTGCGGCACGCGGCCGAGTTCGGCCAGTTCCGGCCTCCGGCCGATCCCATCGACGCGATTGAACTGCTCGAGCGCGTGACGCAGGTCGAGGCCTTCGAACGGTTCCTCCACCGGGCGTTTCCCGGCAAGACGCGGTTCTCGATCGAGGGGCTCGACGTGATGGTCCCGGTGCTCGACGAGGTCATCTCCGACGCGGCCGACGCTGGCACCGAGCACGTGCTGCTCGGCATGGCGCATCGAGGCCGGCTGAACGTGCTCGCGCACGTGCTGCAGAAGCCCTACGCCCAGATTCTGGCCGAGTTCAAGGATCCGGTCCGCAAGCGGACGGCCTACCGCATCGACCTCGGGTGGGCCGGCGACGTGAAGTATCACTGGGGCGCGCGGACGCGATTGAAGGGCGGGGCGGCGAGCGAGCTGGTGATCGCGATGGCGCCCAATCCGAGCCACCTCGAGTTCGTCAATCCGGTCGTCGTGGGCATGGCGCGTGCCGCGGGCACGCGCGTCGACCGCCCCGGGCCGCCCGAGTTCGATCCGAGGCGCATCCTGCCGATTCTGATTCACGGCGACGCGGCGTTCCCCGGCCAGGGGGTGGTGTACGAGACGCTCAATCTGTCGCACCTGGCCGGGTACACGACGGGCGGGACCATCCACATCATCGCCAACAACCAGCTCGGCTTCACCGCCACGCCGAAGGAGTCGTACAGCCTGTCGTACGCGAGCGGGATGGCGCGTGGCTTCAAGATCCCGATCGTGCACGTCAACGCCGACGACCCTGAGGCCTGTATCGAAGCCGCGCGGGTGGCGTGGGCGTACCGCGCGCGGTTCAAGCGAGACTTCGTCATCGATCTGCTCGGGTACCGACGCCACGGTCACAACGAGGGCGACGAGCCGAGCTTCACACAGCCCGTCATGTACAGGAAGGTCGCCGCTCACCCGAGCGTGCGCGAACTGTGGGCCGAGGAGCTCTGCCGGCGCGGCCTCGTCGACCGCGCGACGCCCGAACGGCTCGTGCAGCGCCGAATGACGGTACTCGAGGAGTCGCTGGCCTCGCTGCGTCCCGACGACGACCTGGTCGAGCCGGTGCCGAAGGAGCCCCCCGCCGGAGCGGCGCGACTGGTCGAGACGGCCGTGCCGCTCGAGACGCTGCGGGCGCTCAACGACGCGCTGCTGGCGCGTCCCGAGGGATTCAAGGGCCATCGCAAGCTCGAACGGGGACGTGAGCGGCGGCGCGGCATATTCGGCTCGACCGACGAACGCACCGTCGATTGGGCGAGCGCGGAGGAGCTGGCCTACGCCTCGATTCTCGCCGATGGCATCGGCGTCCGGCTCACGGGCGAGGACGTCGGCCGCGGCACCTTCAGCCACCGGCACGCCGTGTTCTTCGACACCGACACCGGCGAGCGCTACGTCCCGCTCGCGGCTCTCCCGCAGGCGACGGCGGCCTTCGAGATTCACAACAGCCCGCTCACGGAGCTCGCCACCATCGGCTTCGAGTTCGGCTACAACGTCCAGGCGCCGTGTCGGCTGGTGATCTGGGAGGCGCAGTACGGCGACTTCATCAACGTGGCGCAGGTCGTCATCGACCAGTTCGTCACGTCGTCACGCGCCAAGTGGGGGCAGAGGCCGTCACTGGTGTTCCTGCTGCCGCACGGGTACGAGGGCCAGGGCCCCGAGCACTCGAGCGCGCGACCGGAGCGATTCCTGCAAGCCGCCGCCGACATCAACCTGCGCCTCGCCAATTGCACGACGGCCGCCCAGTTCTTCCACCTGCTCCGGCGTCAGGCTCGACTGCTCGAGACCGACCCGCTGCCGCTGTTCGTCCTGACCCCCAAGAGCCTGCTGCGGCATCCCATGACCGCATCGGCGCCGCGTGAGCTGGCCGAGGGCCGCTTCCTCCCGGTCATCGACGACGCCGAGGCCCGGGGGCGGGCCGCCCGCATCACGCGCGTCGTCCTGTGCAGCGGCAAGGTTTACGTCGATCTGGTGTCGTCGCCGCAGCGGCAGTCGAACCAGTCGGTGGCCGTCGTCCGGGTCGAGCAACTGTATCCCTTCCCCGGGGACGAGGTGCGAGCCGTGCTCGACGGGTACCCGGCGCTGAACGACCTCGTCTGGCTCCAGGAGGAGCCAGAGAACATGGGACCCTGGGAGTACTACCGGCCGCTGCTCGACGCCCTCGCGGCGGACCGCGCTCGGCCGCGTTACATCGGCCGGCCGCGCAGCGCCAGTCCGGCCGAGGGCTCGGCCGCGTGGCACACCCTGAACCAGCGTGCGATCGTCGAGGAGGCGTTTGCCGCGGCGCCCATCGCGGCGCCGGCTGCCCGCGCGTTCGCCAGGTCGTAG
- a CDS encoding acyl-CoA thioesterase produces MPSARVPAIKVILLPKDTNALGTIFGGVILSHIDLASAYEARKTAPCRYVTKAMREVEFHSPVFLGDTVSFYTETLRIGTTSIAVRVSVEAERWSGGEGERVKVTEAEVVLVAVDQHGRPTPIPRAPVTKA; encoded by the coding sequence ATGCCCTCAGCACGCGTTCCCGCCATCAAGGTCATTCTGCTCCCGAAGGACACCAACGCTCTCGGCACGATTTTCGGCGGGGTCATCCTGTCGCACATCGACCTGGCCTCGGCGTACGAGGCTCGGAAGACCGCGCCCTGCCGCTACGTGACCAAGGCCATGCGCGAGGTGGAGTTCCATTCGCCCGTGTTCCTCGGCGACACGGTCAGCTTCTACACGGAGACGTTGCGCATCGGCACGACGTCGATTGCCGTACGCGTGTCGGTCGAAGCCGAACGCTGGAGCGGCGGTGAGGGCGAGCGTGTCAAGGTGACCGAGGCGGAGGTCGTGCTCGTGGCGGTCGACCAGCACGGGCGGCCGACGCCGATTCCGAGGGCACCAGTGACGAAGGCGTGA
- a CDS encoding redoxin domain-containing protein: MLVAAATAANVTTEEGHPVQVGDLAPPFTLVGSDGLTYTLGDFRGRQVVVLAWFPKAFTSGCTAECKALREAGEELRQFDVAHFAASTDEPATNERFAKSLEVDYPILSDPTKRVARAYGVVGGLRFWPARWTFYIGLDGRILHIDKSVNTATAGRDIVARLESLGVAKRP; encoded by the coding sequence GTGCTGGTCGCTGCGGCCACGGCGGCCAACGTGACGACCGAGGAGGGACACCCCGTGCAGGTTGGAGACCTCGCGCCACCGTTCACCCTCGTGGGATCGGACGGCCTGACGTATACGCTCGGGGACTTCCGCGGCCGCCAGGTGGTCGTCCTCGCCTGGTTCCCGAAGGCCTTCACGAGCGGGTGCACGGCCGAGTGCAAGGCGCTGCGAGAGGCGGGCGAAGAGCTGCGGCAGTTCGATGTGGCGCACTTCGCCGCGAGCACGGACGAACCGGCCACGAACGAGCGGTTCGCGAAATCGCTCGAGGTCGACTACCCGATCCTCAGCGACCCGACCAAGCGCGTCGCGCGGGCGTACGGGGTGGTCGGGGGTCTGCGGTTCTGGCCCGCCCGGTGGACGTTCTACATCGGCCTCGACGGCCGCATCCTTCACATCGACAAGTCGGTCAACACCGCCACCGCCGGTCGCGACATCGTCGCGCGTCTCGAGAGCCTCGGCGTGGCGAAGCGTCCCTGA
- a CDS encoding substrate-binding domain-containing protein — translation MTRTIAAGWTLVALCAALVGCGGSEQSARRAESRQPPAVRVGLLLDDLHERWERDRDLFVEVAHELGAETLVEAAEGDHARQVALADKLLGAGIHVLVLIAHDTERAATIVESAKGRGVPVVAYDRLVQNSDVDLFLGFDVPRIGEMQAQVLLRQAPKGNYLLIGGSGTDHNAKLLREGQMKVLQPEIAAGHIRIVGDGWADGWRAEEAVKLTETALDRTRNTLAAIVASNDVTAGGAIEALAKRGLAGKVAVSGQDAELEAARRIVAGTQTMTVYKSLRTLTRLAARSAVSMARGESVDSGTAINNGFKDVPTMMFDPIAVDKSNLEGVLIADGFHTRDAVYGAAPGS, via the coding sequence ATGACACGGACGATCGCAGCGGGATGGACGCTCGTGGCGCTCTGCGCAGCGCTGGTCGGGTGTGGAGGCTCCGAGCAGAGCGCGCGCCGGGCCGAGTCACGACAGCCGCCGGCGGTGAGGGTAGGCCTGCTGCTCGACGACCTGCACGAGCGGTGGGAGCGGGACCGCGACCTCTTCGTCGAGGTCGCCCACGAACTCGGCGCCGAGACCCTCGTCGAGGCGGCCGAGGGCGACCACGCGCGGCAGGTGGCGCTGGCCGACAAGCTGCTCGGGGCGGGCATCCACGTGCTGGTCCTGATCGCGCACGACACCGAGCGGGCCGCCACGATTGTCGAGAGCGCCAAGGGACGGGGCGTGCCGGTCGTCGCCTACGACCGCCTCGTCCAGAATTCCGACGTCGACTTGTTCCTCGGCTTCGACGTCCCGCGCATCGGCGAGATGCAGGCGCAGGTGCTGCTCAGGCAGGCCCCCAAGGGCAACTACCTGCTCATTGGCGGTTCGGGAACCGATCACAACGCGAAGTTGCTCAGGGAAGGCCAGATGAAGGTCCTCCAGCCCGAGATCGCCGCTGGCCACATCCGCATCGTCGGCGACGGATGGGCCGACGGGTGGCGGGCCGAGGAGGCCGTCAAGCTCACCGAGACCGCACTCGATCGGACGCGGAACACCCTCGCGGCGATCGTTGCCTCGAACGACGTCACGGCCGGCGGCGCCATCGAGGCCCTGGCGAAGAGGGGCCTCGCCGGCAAGGTGGCCGTGTCGGGACAGGACGCCGAACTCGAGGCCGCCCGCCGCATCGTGGCTGGGACCCAGACGATGACGGTGTACAAGTCGCTGCGCACCCTGACTCGCCTGGCCGCCCGGTCGGCGGTTTCGATGGCACGCGGGGAGAGTGTCGACAGTGGTACGGCCATCAACAACGGCTTCAAGGACGTGCCGACGATGATGTTCGACCCGATTGCCGTCGACAAGAGCAACCTCGAGGGCGTGCTGATCGCCGACGGCTTCCACACCCGCGACGCCGTGTACGGAGCCGCCCCCGGGTCGTAG
- a CDS encoding protein kinase, with protein MAAGVIGPYRVLSSLGSGGMGEVCLAEDTRLGRRVAIKTLLVGDAMDDHHAELLAEARAAARLSHRHIAAVYDVLEWDGRLHLVMEYVEGVPLSQRLGPQALPTRDFLTLAAAICDAVGHAHAHGVVHCDLKPANVIIQRDGTPKVLDFGLARIIDSMTRTSASIHAASPSPRPPAPAVRGTLAYMAPEVLAGRSPDERADIFSLGVILYEMATGTRPFPSADRLEHVLQVMGAAPVPPSARRPDGGPELDRLILGALSRRPEHRPATATSLAENLAELASQTAPTTTPAWPGRRAAGAWIRPAGVLLVAATCLAVLAVPVGQRYFGSGGAGRGEAALGLPVVLVAASTAEARPNDAMSTGLAGLLAARLAGTPGLVVVAPQGGAAGSVAMQAAEQGASHVLEPTVQRLDAQTVQLGVRLQRVSDGAVMWGEVVTGSPLDVATLQRQLGDAASAALAQHGLAAQASASSAPDPASPQSVGSFEAFEEYSQGRVLLQRPDVPGNLERATTLFERSIAREPTFALAHAALGRAHWSLFSSTRDPVWAERARLSALEALRLAPGVPEVRILVAQIYHGSGRTEAAVEELNAVLATSPSIDDAHRLLGRILCDGGHTAQGLGHLDQARRLRAGYWDTYRALGLCHFRAGQFEAAIEAFTRLTELQPDSAWGFQTLGTAHHAVGHLDEALANYREALARAPNARAWSNIGTVHYQRGEFADAVTAYQHALALRPNEPLTHRNLGDAYWRLDRRQDARAAFERAGDLARRALAVNPNDAAALALQAFCAARLGNADDADVLSARAVSLAPRDKDVWYERVVVLALANRTTEAVDALRQAVEHGYSWSWIEQDADLAAVRQLPQYAELRAGHGQ; from the coding sequence CCGTCTACGACGTCCTCGAATGGGACGGGCGCCTGCACCTCGTGATGGAGTACGTCGAGGGTGTCCCGCTGTCGCAGCGGCTTGGCCCGCAGGCCCTGCCGACGCGGGACTTCCTCACGCTGGCCGCCGCCATCTGCGACGCCGTCGGACACGCCCACGCGCACGGCGTCGTGCACTGCGACCTGAAGCCGGCCAACGTCATCATCCAGCGCGACGGGACCCCCAAGGTCCTCGACTTCGGCCTCGCCAGGATCATCGACTCGATGACCCGCACGTCGGCGTCGATCCATGCCGCATCGCCGTCGCCGCGGCCGCCGGCGCCTGCCGTCCGCGGGACGCTCGCCTACATGGCCCCTGAGGTGCTCGCCGGGCGCAGCCCCGACGAGCGGGCGGACATCTTCAGCCTCGGCGTCATTCTGTACGAGATGGCCACGGGCACCCGCCCGTTCCCGTCTGCCGATCGTCTCGAGCACGTCCTCCAGGTCATGGGCGCGGCCCCCGTGCCGCCGTCAGCGCGTCGACCCGACGGCGGACCCGAGCTCGACCGCCTCATCCTCGGCGCACTGTCGCGTCGGCCGGAGCATCGGCCGGCGACGGCCACGTCCCTCGCCGAGAACCTGGCCGAGCTGGCCAGCCAGACCGCTCCCACCACCACGCCCGCCTGGCCGGGGCGAAGGGCGGCCGGCGCGTGGATCCGCCCGGCGGGTGTTCTCCTCGTCGCCGCCACCTGCCTGGCGGTGCTCGCCGTCCCTGTCGGCCAGAGGTACTTCGGGAGCGGCGGGGCCGGCCGAGGCGAGGCCGCGTTGGGACTGCCGGTGGTGCTCGTCGCGGCGTCGACCGCGGAGGCTCGGCCGAACGACGCGATGTCGACCGGCCTGGCCGGCCTGCTGGCAGCCAGACTCGCCGGGACCCCCGGGCTGGTCGTCGTTGCGCCGCAGGGCGGTGCGGCCGGTTCGGTGGCGATGCAGGCCGCTGAACAGGGTGCCTCTCATGTCCTCGAACCCACCGTGCAGCGGCTCGACGCGCAGACGGTGCAGCTCGGCGTTCGTTTGCAGCGCGTGAGCGACGGGGCGGTGATGTGGGGCGAGGTCGTGACGGGCAGCCCCCTCGATGTCGCGACCCTCCAACGCCAGCTGGGCGATGCGGCGAGCGCGGCCCTCGCACAGCACGGGCTGGCGGCGCAGGCCTCCGCGTCAAGCGCGCCCGACCCGGCATCGCCGCAGAGCGTCGGCAGCTTCGAGGCGTTCGAGGAGTACTCGCAGGGGCGGGTACTGCTGCAGCGGCCGGATGTCCCCGGCAACCTTGAGCGGGCCACGACGCTGTTCGAGCGCTCAATCGCTCGGGAGCCGACCTTCGCCCTGGCGCACGCGGCACTCGGCCGCGCGCATTGGAGTCTGTTCTCGTCGACTCGGGATCCGGTCTGGGCCGAGCGGGCGCGGCTGAGCGCGCTCGAGGCCCTGCGACTCGCCCCCGGCGTGCCCGAGGTGCGCATCCTGGTCGCGCAGATCTACCACGGCTCCGGACGCACCGAGGCGGCCGTGGAGGAACTGAACGCGGTGCTCGCGACCTCCCCCTCGATCGATGACGCGCACCGCCTGCTCGGTCGTATCCTGTGCGACGGCGGCCACACCGCACAGGGCCTCGGGCACCTCGACCAGGCCCGTCGGCTGCGCGCGGGCTATTGGGACACCTACCGGGCCCTCGGGCTGTGCCACTTCCGCGCCGGCCAGTTCGAGGCTGCGATCGAGGCGTTCACGCGGCTCACCGAACTCCAGCCAGACAGCGCCTGGGGGTTCCAGACCCTGGGCACGGCGCACCATGCGGTGGGACACCTCGACGAGGCCCTCGCCAACTATCGCGAGGCGTTGGCGCGTGCGCCCAACGCGAGAGCGTGGTCGAACATCGGCACGGTGCACTACCAGCGCGGCGAGTTCGCCGACGCCGTGACCGCGTACCAACATGCCCTCGCGCTCCGGCCGAACGAGCCGCTGACCCATCGCAACCTCGGCGATGCCTACTGGCGGCTCGACCGCCGGCAGGACGCACGCGCGGCGTTCGAGCGGGCCGGCGACCTTGCCCGCCGGGCGCTCGCGGTGAACCCGAACGACGCGGCGGCACTCGCGCTGCAGGCGTTTTGCGCGGCCCGGCTGGGGAACGCCGACGATGCCGACGTGCTGAGCGCTCGAGCGGTGTCGCTCGCGCCGCGCGACAAGGACGTGTGGTACGAGCGCGTGGTCGTGCTCGCCCTCGCCAACCGGACGACCGAAGCGGTCGACGCGCTGCGGCAGGCCGTCGAGCACGGGTACTCCTGGTCCTGGATCGAACAGGATGCCGATCTCGCAGCAGTCAGGCAGCTTCCGCAGTACGCGGAGCTGCGTGCCGGTCACGGGCAGTGA